Proteins from one Entomospira culicis genomic window:
- a CDS encoding glucoamylase family protein, with translation MKKLWIFGLGVALFVSCGAKDDSHSSSEDLLISDRVSTLHPLLREEKRGNFRYFEDFTNWDESSAGYGLVLDRAKAKGGDEIIASIATTGLGLTALVVGADAGYIAFDEAKDKAEKIIRSVMVMPRVEGWYFHFVHIDTGEREWNSEISNIDTSFLVAGALIAGEYFGGAVADLAQELYGQVNWDWFINKERDMFYMAYSPESGFMGAWDFYAEQLILYVLGVASPTHPIDPIVYTTFIRNERAYGENEPFIHSWFGSHFTHQFSHAYVDFRNKRDADGVDWFENSVLATKTTIAYSRDNAHLYKGWDIGFGQSAGDIEGGYSGLMGFPPTGFDDTAHQNDGTLPTGAVVASIVFDDEATFKAMSYYATIARLNSPYGLRSSFNATTGWVSPYSLGLDLGFNLMMIANYENNLIWDLTNRIPAFQEGLRKLSIK, from the coding sequence ATGAAAAAATTGTGGATATTCGGGCTAGGCGTTGCCCTGTTTGTAAGCTGTGGTGCGAAGGATGATTCTCATTCTAGCAGTGAGGATCTCTTAATAAGTGATCGGGTGAGTACGCTTCATCCTTTATTACGCGAGGAGAAGCGAGGAAATTTTCGCTATTTTGAGGATTTTACCAATTGGGACGAGAGTAGTGCAGGCTATGGATTGGTGTTAGATCGGGCGAAGGCGAAGGGTGGTGATGAAATTATCGCCAGTATTGCCACGACAGGGCTGGGTTTGACGGCGCTGGTGGTGGGTGCCGATGCAGGGTATATCGCTTTTGATGAGGCCAAGGATAAGGCAGAGAAGATCATCCGTAGTGTCATGGTGATGCCTCGCGTGGAGGGGTGGTACTTTCACTTTGTCCATATTGATACGGGTGAGCGCGAGTGGAATTCGGAGATTTCTAATATTGATACCTCCTTTTTGGTGGCGGGCGCGTTGATTGCTGGGGAGTATTTTGGTGGAGCGGTGGCCGACTTGGCGCAAGAGCTTTATGGGCAAGTCAATTGGGATTGGTTTATTAACAAAGAGCGCGATATGTTCTACATGGCCTATAGTCCCGAGAGTGGTTTTATGGGTGCGTGGGATTTTTATGCTGAACAGTTGATTCTCTATGTTTTGGGCGTGGCCAGTCCTACGCATCCTATCGACCCGATTGTGTACACGACCTTTATCCGCAACGAGCGCGCTTATGGGGAGAATGAACCGTTTATTCACTCTTGGTTTGGTTCCCACTTTACGCATCAGTTTAGCCATGCGTATGTCGATTTTAGAAATAAGCGCGACGCCGATGGGGTGGATTGGTTTGAGAATTCGGTCTTGGCGACAAAAACTACCATTGCGTATAGTCGCGATAATGCGCATTTGTACAAGGGCTGGGATATCGGCTTTGGGCAGAGCGCTGGCGACATTGAGGGTGGCTATAGCGGTTTGATGGGGTTTCCTCCCACGGGCTTTGACGATACTGCTCATCAGAATGATGGCACCTTACCAACAGGCGCGGTGGTGGCATCGATTGTCTTTGATGATGAGGCAACATTCAAGGCGATGAGCTATTATGCGACGATAGCGAGGTTGAATAGTCCCTATGGATTACGATCGAGCTTTAATGCCACGACGGGTTGGGTATCGCCTTATAGCTTGGGCTTGGATTTGGGGTTTAATCTGATGATGATTGCCAATTATGAGAATAACCTGATTTGGGACTTAACCAATCGCATTCCGGCTTTTCAAGAGGGATTACGCAAGTTATCTATTAAGTAA
- a CDS encoding sugar O-acetyltransferase, translating into MKSQWQKIADGELYDPNDPALIEGRAQCKAKLHQLNHQSPELPQLPILETLLAKADAKTYLVAPFYCDYGHNIRVGSNFFANSGCVMLDGAPITIGDNVMIAPNVGLHTATHPLDAKTRMSGLEYAFPITIEDNVWIGAGSVILPGVTLGKNCVVGAGSVVTKSVPANMLVVGNPARVVREIDNNN; encoded by the coding sequence ATGAAGAGTCAATGGCAGAAGATTGCCGATGGCGAGCTGTACGACCCTAACGATCCTGCATTGATCGAGGGGCGGGCGCAATGTAAGGCGAAGTTGCATCAATTAAACCATCAATCGCCAGAGTTACCGCAGTTACCGATTTTAGAAACGCTTCTTGCCAAGGCAGATGCGAAGACCTATCTGGTTGCGCCCTTTTATTGTGATTATGGGCATAATATTCGGGTGGGGAGCAACTTTTTTGCCAATAGTGGCTGTGTCATGCTGGATGGTGCGCCGATTACGATTGGCGACAATGTGATGATCGCACCTAATGTGGGGCTTCACACCGCGACGCATCCCCTCGATGCCAAGACGCGTATGAGTGGGCTAGAGTATGCTTTTCCTATCACCATCGAAGATAATGTCTGGATTGGTGCCGGGAGTGTGATTTTACCGGGGGTTACCTTAGGGAAGAATTGCGTGGTGGGTGCAGGCAGTGTGGTTACAAAGTCGGTACCGGCGAACATGCTGGTGGTGGGTAATCCTGCACGTGTTGTGCGAGAGATTGATAATAATAACTAA
- a CDS encoding glycoside hydrolase family 3 N-terminal domain-containing protein — MTQEALIDLLKQMTLAEKVAQMLQLPPSFFDESGEITGPMNELGIDQATVESAGSTLGIMGAKRLKRIQQEYLAKSRLKIPLLFMHDVIHGLRTGFPIPLAMGASWNVDLARESARIAAYESAVSGIHLTFSPMVDLVRDARWGRVMESTGEDGYLNSAFAKAFVEGYQGKALEKYRIAACVKHFAAYGAAEAGRDYNTVDMSRWMLREYYLPAYKVAIDAGAKMVMSAFNTIDGVPATVNDWLMKDLLREEWGFDGLLISDWGALWEAVVHGQCQDKKEAAHRAIEATLDIEMCSSCYPQHLSTLVSEGKIKEEQIDHAVLRILTLKNELGLFENPYRDADEALESTVLLSAEHRKVSLEQAQESIVMLKNDADILPLQATQKIALIGPKATTHDLVGAWNCGVLPEEAVTIEAGMRALFPQIEVMDAVSWADELDLAGAVAMASRADVVVLALGEEASMSGEAKSRTVIGLSDTQLKLITAVKATGTPIVALISTGRPLDLSAIVEDVDAILITWFLGSEAGNAIARTLIGQNNPSGKLPMSFPRSVGQLPLYYNAFKTGRPSEDQFEIYRSNYIDERISALYPFGYGIGYSPFHYSDITLSSNTLDKNRSITARVTVTNQGEHRGKEVVQLYLTDLFGRVVRPMKELKGFVKIELEAGMSQELNFEISEAMLRFYDNRGHYASESGDFTLFIGASSADDARKVNFSLVEE; from the coding sequence ATGACGCAAGAGGCATTAATTGATTTGTTGAAGCAGATGACGCTAGCAGAGAAAGTGGCGCAGATGTTGCAGTTACCGCCAAGTTTTTTCGATGAGAGTGGCGAGATTACTGGCCCAATGAACGAGCTTGGTATTGATCAAGCTACGGTGGAGAGCGCGGGATCGACATTAGGAATTATGGGGGCGAAACGCCTTAAACGTATTCAGCAGGAGTACTTGGCGAAGAGTCGCTTAAAAATTCCTTTGCTCTTTATGCATGATGTGATCCACGGTTTACGGACGGGGTTTCCCATTCCCTTGGCGATGGGTGCTTCATGGAACGTAGATTTAGCGCGCGAGTCGGCGCGGATCGCTGCCTATGAATCGGCGGTCTCGGGCATTCACTTAACCTTCTCCCCGATGGTTGATTTGGTGCGCGATGCACGTTGGGGACGCGTGATGGAGAGCACCGGGGAGGATGGCTATCTTAATAGTGCATTTGCCAAGGCATTTGTGGAGGGTTACCAGGGCAAGGCGTTAGAAAAATATCGTATTGCTGCCTGTGTTAAGCACTTTGCCGCTTATGGGGCAGCGGAGGCGGGGCGCGATTATAATACGGTCGATATGTCGAGGTGGATGTTGCGCGAGTATTATCTACCGGCGTATAAGGTGGCAATCGATGCGGGTGCAAAGATGGTGATGAGCGCTTTTAACACGATTGACGGCGTGCCTGCCACGGTGAACGATTGGTTAATGAAGGATTTACTGCGCGAGGAATGGGGTTTTGATGGCTTGTTGATTTCTGATTGGGGGGCGCTTTGGGAGGCGGTGGTACATGGCCAGTGTCAGGATAAGAAAGAGGCTGCTCATCGCGCGATAGAGGCAACATTAGATATCGAGATGTGTTCAAGTTGCTATCCCCAGCATCTTTCAACCTTAGTATCGGAAGGAAAAATTAAAGAAGAGCAGATCGATCATGCGGTGCTTCGTATTTTAACGTTAAAGAATGAGTTGGGACTCTTTGAAAATCCTTATCGCGATGCAGATGAGGCGTTAGAGTCGACGGTCTTGCTCTCTGCGGAACACCGTAAAGTCTCTTTAGAACAAGCGCAAGAGTCGATCGTGATGTTAAAGAATGATGCGGACATTTTGCCCCTTCAGGCAACGCAAAAGATCGCGCTAATTGGCCCTAAGGCAACCACGCACGATCTGGTTGGTGCATGGAATTGTGGTGTCTTGCCCGAGGAGGCAGTTACGATTGAGGCGGGCATGCGAGCGCTCTTTCCTCAGATAGAGGTGATGGATGCGGTAAGTTGGGCGGATGAGCTAGACCTTGCTGGCGCGGTGGCGATGGCTTCACGTGCCGATGTGGTGGTGTTGGCACTGGGCGAAGAGGCTAGCATGAGCGGTGAGGCGAAGAGTCGCACGGTAATTGGTCTCTCCGATACGCAACTGAAGCTGATTACTGCGGTAAAGGCGACGGGTACGCCGATTGTCGCATTGATAAGTACGGGGCGCCCGCTCGATTTAAGTGCGATTGTGGAGGATGTTGATGCGATCCTGATTACGTGGTTCTTGGGTAGTGAGGCAGGTAACGCTATCGCGCGTACGCTTATTGGGCAGAATAATCCATCGGGAAAACTACCCATGAGCTTTCCGCGCAGTGTCGGGCAACTTCCGCTCTACTATAATGCGTTCAAAACGGGGCGACCTTCGGAGGATCAATTTGAAATTTATCGCTCCAACTACATCGACGAACGCATCTCGGCGCTCTATCCCTTTGGTTACGGCATTGGTTACAGTCCGTTCCACTACAGCGATATCACCTTAAGCAGTAATACTTTAGATAAGAATAGATCGATTACAGCACGTGTAACGGTTACGAATCAAGGAGAGCATCGTGGTAAGGAGGTGGTTCAGCTCTATCTTACCGATCTCTTTGGTCGCGTCGTACGTCCGATGAAGGAGTTGAAGGGATTTGTCAAGATTGAGCTAGAGGCTGGGATGAGTCAAGAGCTGAATTTTGAGATTAGCGAAGCGATGTTGCGTTTTTATGATAATCGCGGTCATTATGCCAGCGAGTCGGGCGACTTTACGCTCTTTATTGGTGCTTCTAGCGCCGATGATGCGCGTAAGGTTAATTTTTCTTTGGTTGAGGAGTAA
- a CDS encoding glycoside hydrolase family 3 N-terminal domain-containing protein, whose amino-acid sequence MTQAEIKALFTQMTLAEKIGQLTQLPGHFYSNDGEITGPIAELGISEEIVHQCGSTLGISGAAEVMRVQKEYLAKSRLKIPLLFMADVVHGYRTIFPIPLAMGASWNLELAQESARVAAAEADVAGVHVTFAPMVDLVRDPRWGRVMESTGEDSYLNEMFAQAMVRGFQGEHLESGRVAACVKHFAAYGAAEAGRDYNTVDMSRLMLRNQYLPAYKAAIDAGVKLIMTSFNTVEGVPATVNRWLLRDLLRKEWHFEGTVISDYTSLAEVVNHGLASDLKDVAELGLNAGLDIEMSSPSYVKYLAQLVDAGKVRLADIDEAVMRVLTLKNELGLFENPYRGANVELESKLHFSAEHQAVALAQAEESLVLLKNESNILPLSKEKKVILIGPKATARDHIGAWCWKGDKRETPTIEEALLPYFPNMKTVEATTMDEDIGIADAVAQAKDVDVIILAIGEKRSFSGEARSKADITLTDMQLRLITALKQLNKPMIALVMNGRPLDLHGVIEHVDALMVCWHAGTQAAKAIAKTLMGMSVPSGKLSMTFPHSVGQIPVYYNALNTGRPLKNFAPVVGYSEDYLSKYLDIPNAPRYPFGFGLSYTTFAYSDITLSKAAFSKGESITASLTVTNTGNFAGKEVVQLYIRDCVASVSRPVKELKGFQKIFLAVGESKELHFTINEEMLRYYHADESFSSDAGDFTLFIGTSSDDDARKIDFSLV is encoded by the coding sequence ATGACACAAGCTGAAATTAAAGCGCTTTTTACGCAGATGACCTTGGCGGAGAAAATTGGGCAGTTGACGCAATTACCCGGACACTTTTACTCAAATGATGGCGAGATTACTGGGCCGATCGCCGAGTTAGGCATTAGCGAGGAGATTGTCCATCAGTGTGGTTCGACGTTGGGCATTTCTGGGGCAGCCGAGGTGATGCGCGTACAGAAAGAGTACTTGGCGAAGAGTCGCCTAAAAATTCCGTTACTCTTTATGGCAGATGTGGTGCACGGTTATCGCACAATTTTTCCGATTCCATTGGCGATGGGTGCATCGTGGAATCTGGAGTTGGCACAGGAGAGTGCGCGCGTGGCTGCTGCGGAGGCGGATGTTGCGGGCGTGCATGTTACCTTTGCTCCGATGGTCGACTTGGTGCGCGATCCCCGGTGGGGACGCGTGATGGAGAGTACGGGGGAGGATTCTTATCTTAATGAAATGTTTGCCCAAGCGATGGTGCGTGGGTTTCAAGGGGAGCATCTGGAGAGTGGTCGGGTGGCAGCGTGTGTCAAGCACTTTGCTGCTTATGGCGCAGCCGAGGCGGGGCGCGATTATAATACGGTTGATATGTCGCGTTTGATGTTGCGCAACCAATATCTTCCTGCGTACAAGGCAGCGATCGACGCGGGAGTTAAGTTGATTATGACCTCGTTTAACACGGTGGAGGGCGTGCCTGCCACGGTGAATCGTTGGTTACTGCGCGATCTTTTGCGCAAAGAGTGGCACTTTGAGGGCACGGTCATTTCAGATTACACTTCGTTGGCGGAGGTGGTTAACCATGGTCTGGCGAGCGATCTGAAAGATGTCGCAGAACTTGGGTTGAACGCGGGATTGGATATCGAGATGAGTTCGCCCAGTTATGTAAAATACTTGGCGCAGTTGGTGGATGCTGGCAAGGTGCGCTTGGCGGATATCGACGAGGCAGTGATGCGCGTGCTTACCTTAAAGAATGAGTTAGGGCTCTTTGAGAATCCTTATCGTGGAGCAAATGTTGAGCTGGAGAGCAAGCTTCATTTTAGCGCCGAACATCAAGCGGTGGCGTTGGCACAGGCGGAGGAATCGTTGGTGTTGCTAAAGAATGAGTCGAACATTTTGCCACTATCTAAAGAGAAAAAAGTCATTTTGATTGGTCCTAAAGCAACGGCGCGCGATCATATTGGCGCGTGGTGTTGGAAGGGCGATAAGCGCGAGACACCTACTATCGAGGAGGCGCTCTTACCTTACTTCCCTAATATGAAGACGGTAGAGGCTACAACGATGGATGAGGATATCGGTATTGCCGATGCGGTGGCACAAGCGAAGGATGTGGATGTGATTATCCTTGCGATTGGCGAGAAGCGATCGTTTAGTGGTGAGGCGCGATCGAAAGCAGATATCACATTGACAGATATGCAGTTAAGATTGATTACGGCACTCAAGCAATTAAACAAACCTATGATTGCGCTGGTGATGAATGGGCGCCCACTCGATCTGCATGGAGTGATAGAGCATGTCGATGCGCTGATGGTCTGTTGGCATGCTGGCACACAGGCGGCTAAGGCGATCGCCAAGACGCTGATGGGGATGAGTGTTCCATCGGGTAAATTGAGCATGACTTTTCCTCACAGCGTAGGGCAGATTCCCGTCTACTATAATGCACTGAATACGGGTAGACCGCTTAAGAATTTCGCGCCGGTGGTGGGCTACTCGGAGGATTACCTCTCGAAATATCTCGATATTCCCAATGCTCCACGCTATCCCTTTGGCTTTGGTTTGAGTTATACGACTTTTGCTTATAGCGATATCACGTTGAGTAAGGCAGCATTTAGCAAGGGAGAGTCAATTACCGCGAGCCTAACCGTTACCAATACGGGGAATTTTGCAGGTAAAGAGGTGGTACAACTCTACATCCGCGACTGTGTGGCGAGCGTATCGCGACCAGTCAAGGAGCTTAAAGGCTTTCAGAAGATCTTCTTAGCCGTGGGCGAGAGCAAGGAGCTTCACTTTACGATTAACGAAGAGATGCTTCGCTACTACCATGCCGACGAGAGTTTTTCCAGCGACGCAGGCGATTTTACGCTCTTTATTGGTACCTCCAGCGATGACGATGCGCGTAAGATTGATTTTTCTTTGGTATAA
- a CDS encoding LacI family DNA-binding transcriptional regulator, with the protein MQMKEKALVGIKAIAQEAGVAISTVSCALNNTGNLSTATRERVLAIARRHHYQPSFVAKSLKRQQTGVIALLLASFDGEFYSDLIMGVESSLREAGLELMICHGSGAQRVLSEGLFDGLIILDGQFSNEMILRLVERGKKIVVLDRPFPHASVSQICLNNAQGCGFVWQDLMKLETERFICITGPLGNYDGDQRRLAIENLSREHALAVDWYEGNFSKESGYLVAKEIFGKVSSGLKVIFAFNDNMALGVYEYMREQSLFFGEDAVLIGFDGLQINQYLQPSLASIGYDRRFWGYQAGKSLLDLLAGKESISLEIDTYLVSGASWI; encoded by the coding sequence ATGCAGATGAAAGAGAAGGCGTTAGTGGGCATCAAGGCAATTGCGCAAGAGGCGGGGGTTGCTATCTCGACCGTCTCTTGTGCGCTGAATAATACGGGCAACCTCTCCACGGCTACGCGCGAGCGTGTCTTGGCGATTGCGCGTCGGCACCACTATCAGCCTAGTTTTGTGGCGAAGAGCCTCAAGCGTCAGCAGACGGGAGTGATTGCGCTCTTACTTGCAAGCTTTGATGGCGAATTTTACAGCGATTTAATTATGGGTGTAGAGAGTAGTCTGCGTGAGGCGGGTTTGGAGCTAATGATCTGCCATGGATCGGGGGCGCAACGGGTGCTTAGTGAGGGGCTTTTTGATGGTCTTATTATTTTAGATGGGCAATTTTCCAATGAAATGATTTTGCGTTTAGTCGAGCGTGGCAAGAAGATTGTGGTGTTGGATCGCCCTTTTCCTCACGCTAGTGTTTCGCAAATATGCTTAAATAATGCGCAGGGCTGTGGGTTTGTCTGGCAAGATTTAATGAAACTCGAAACGGAACGTTTCATTTGCATTACAGGACCTTTGGGCAATTACGATGGTGATCAGCGACGGCTTGCTATAGAAAATTTGAGCAGAGAGCACGCGTTAGCTGTAGATTGGTATGAGGGGAATTTCTCTAAAGAGAGTGGATACCTTGTCGCAAAAGAGATCTTCGGCAAAGTTTCTTCTGGTCTCAAAGTGATCTTTGCCTTTAACGACAATATGGCGTTGGGCGTTTATGAATACATGCGCGAACAGAGCCTCTTTTTTGGGGAAGATGCCGTATTGATTGGGTTTGATGGTCTACAAATTAATCAATACCTCCAGCCCTCCTTGGCGAGCATTGGGTACGATCGACGCTTTTGGGGATATCAGGCAGGCAAGAGTCTTCTCGACCTGCTTGCGGGTAAAGAGTCCATCTCTTTAGAAATCGATACCTATTTGGTTTCGGGAGCATCATGGATTTAG
- a CDS encoding ABC transporter ATP-binding protein: MGSIRFEHIYKKYPNGELPAVKDFNLAVKDGEFIVFVGPSGCGKSTTLRMLAGLEEITSGDLYIDDVRINDKEPKDRDIAMVFQSYALYPHMNVYENMAFALKLRKVPKDEIEKRVQNAAEILALTEYLKRKPKDLSGGQRQRVALGRAMVRDAKIFLMDEPLSNLDAKLRVAMRSELIKLHDRLKTTTIYVTHDQVEAMTMANRIVLMKDGVIQQIGTPWEIYHRPANTFVAGFIGSPAMNILPATLQADGMQVGDLSISLESEVMKIIKDAMPSETSMQLGIRPEDIKLTLNADANLDDIVTFEGKIDFVELLGAEQIVHLQLAGQEILVKVESAWPVTAGSLTKFYVDKHYLHLFMASDGSSIIHHITMRD; this comes from the coding sequence ATGGGTAGTATTAGATTTGAGCATATTTATAAAAAGTATCCCAATGGCGAGTTGCCGGCGGTAAAGGATTTCAATTTAGCGGTCAAAGATGGTGAATTTATCGTCTTTGTCGGGCCTTCGGGTTGTGGAAAGTCGACCACTCTGCGCATGCTGGCGGGGCTAGAAGAGATCACTTCGGGCGATCTCTACATCGACGATGTCCGCATTAACGATAAAGAACCCAAGGATCGTGATATCGCAATGGTCTTTCAAAGTTACGCGCTCTATCCTCACATGAATGTCTATGAAAATATGGCCTTCGCGCTCAAGTTACGCAAAGTTCCTAAGGATGAGATCGAAAAACGCGTACAAAATGCTGCCGAAATCCTCGCGCTCACGGAATATCTCAAGCGCAAGCCTAAGGATCTCTCGGGCGGTCAGCGACAACGTGTGGCGTTGGGGCGGGCGATGGTGCGCGATGCCAAGATCTTCTTAATGGACGAGCCGTTGAGTAATTTGGATGCCAAGCTGCGTGTCGCGATGCGATCGGAGTTGATCAAATTGCATGATCGTCTCAAGACGACCACTATTTATGTCACGCACGATCAGGTCGAAGCGATGACCATGGCCAATCGTATTGTCCTCATGAAGGACGGCGTGATTCAGCAGATCGGCACGCCTTGGGAGATTTATCACCGTCCGGCCAACACCTTTGTCGCAGGATTTATCGGCTCTCCGGCGATGAACATTCTCCCAGCAACTCTCCAAGCCGATGGCATGCAGGTGGGCGATCTCTCCATCTCTTTGGAGAGCGAGGTGATGAAGATCATCAAAGATGCCATGCCTAGCGAGACTTCCATGCAGTTGGGTATTCGTCCAGAAGATATCAAACTGACACTCAATGCTGATGCTAATCTCGATGATATCGTTACCTTTGAGGGAAAGATCGATTTTGTTGAACTCTTAGGTGCCGAGCAGATTGTTCACTTACAACTAGCTGGGCAAGAAATCCTCGTAAAAGTGGAGAGTGCCTGGCCCGTGACCGCTGGATCTCTCACTAAATTCTATGTAGATAAGCACTACTTGCACCTCTTTATGGCCAGCGACGGCAGTTCTATTATCCATCACATCACGATGCGAGATTAA
- a CDS encoding YeeE/YedE thiosulfate transporter family protein: MSTSQEATSAPPTSRISRSRAPKKPKKSQIPFGILLVGVLIALGIFFQGKSSELATYWVFGLAFGYILQRSRFCFTASFRDPCISGGTSITRAVLVAIAITSIGFAGIKIGAGGALDMAGVNPIGLPMMVGGVVFGIGMVIAGGCASGTVMRVGEGFVMQMLSLFFFVVGSLWGAHDMGAFWDKFNVNAPRIYLPHAVGWFWAVVIQFGIILMIYMAAVKWQEKKLGSRE, translated from the coding sequence ATGTCTACTAGCCAAGAAGCTACAAGCGCTCCCCCAACCTCTCGCATTTCGCGTTCGCGCGCGCCAAAAAAACCAAAAAAGAGTCAGATTCCTTTTGGTATTTTGCTCGTGGGTGTACTCATTGCTTTGGGGATCTTTTTTCAAGGAAAATCTTCTGAATTAGCCACGTACTGGGTCTTTGGCTTGGCTTTCGGTTACATTTTACAACGATCCCGATTCTGCTTTACCGCCTCTTTTCGCGATCCATGTATTAGTGGGGGTACCTCTATTACCCGTGCGGTTCTCGTTGCTATCGCTATTACATCGATTGGATTTGCAGGCATCAAGATTGGTGCAGGTGGTGCGTTAGACATGGCAGGAGTCAACCCGATTGGTCTTCCCATGATGGTCGGTGGCGTTGTCTTTGGCATTGGGATGGTTATCGCCGGTGGCTGTGCTTCGGGTACCGTCATGCGTGTGGGCGAAGGCTTTGTTATGCAGATGCTTTCGCTCTTCTTCTTCGTGGTTGGTTCGCTCTGGGGCGCACACGATATGGGCGCATTCTGGGACAAATTCAACGTCAATGCCCCGCGTATCTATCTACCTCATGCGGTAGGCTGGTTCTGGGCGGTGGTGATTCAATTTGGTATCATTTTGATGATATATATGGCTGCTGTAAAGTGGCAAGAAAAAAAGTTAGGCAGTAGAGAGTAA
- a CDS encoding sulfurtransferase TusA family protein, whose protein sequence is MQEHELDCMGEACPVPLIKTQKKMEGMAVGDVLIVHIDHSCAVKNVPEWARTQGYNVEIDDVDDGEWDIVIEKTK, encoded by the coding sequence ATGCAAGAACATGAACTAGACTGTATGGGCGAGGCTTGTCCTGTGCCGCTTATCAAGACGCAAAAAAAGATGGAAGGTATGGCTGTAGGCGATGTGCTTATTGTTCATATTGACCACAGCTGTGCGGTAAAAAATGTGCCAGAATGGGCACGTACCCAAGGCTACAACGTCGAGATTGACGATGTGGACGATGGCGAATGGGACATCGTCATTGAGAAGACGAAATAG
- a CDS encoding YeeE/YedE thiosulfate transporter family protein has protein sequence MNNFFKNLAKNEFYKKLLSEPLTYVAGAVLLSLFQIAHFAIFKSGWGVTGAFANWGAWLFQLVGGDVSDWGYFASASRQKTLEGGFLNDGGSIRNLGIMFGALLSTLLASQFKLKQIKALRQVVAAILGGLMMGYGARLANGCNIGALFTALGSWSLSGWVFAAFMLVGAYIGSKLLTKFFM, from the coding sequence ATGAATAATTTTTTTAAGAACCTTGCCAAGAATGAATTTTACAAGAAGCTACTCTCTGAGCCTCTTACTTATGTTGCTGGAGCCGTCTTATTGAGTCTCTTTCAGATTGCGCACTTTGCCATTTTTAAAAGTGGCTGGGGTGTTACCGGTGCATTTGCCAACTGGGGTGCATGGTTGTTTCAACTGGTGGGTGGGGATGTTTCGGATTGGGGATATTTTGCCTCTGCCTCACGTCAAAAGACGCTAGAAGGTGGCTTTCTCAACGACGGCGGTAGTATCCGTAACTTAGGCATCATGTTTGGAGCACTCCTCTCTACCCTACTTGCTTCTCAATTTAAACTCAAGCAAATTAAGGCACTTCGTCAAGTGGTGGCTGCCATTCTTGGTGGTCTCATGATGGGTTATGGCGCGCGTCTTGCCAACGGGTGTAATATTGGGGCGCTCTTTACCGCACTGGGATCTTGGTCGCTCTCTGGCTGGGTTTTCGCCGCTTTTATGTTGGTTGGCGCCTATATTGGTAGCAAATTGCTCACCAAATTCTTCATGTAA